The following are encoded in a window of Amaranthus tricolor cultivar Red isolate AtriRed21 chromosome 2, ASM2621246v1, whole genome shotgun sequence genomic DNA:
- the LOC130806329 gene encoding uncharacterized protein LOC130806329 isoform X1 produces the protein MNPTDQILFTRGLLDTSLVGFILFLGLMNDRLHHYIRELRLLRKTMEAVKKQSRSLDDAKNGSSEELASLKAMIKTLESECAAKTDELKVAESKSEALEKQSEGLLLEYDRLLEDNQSLRSQLQEIRHFYGKKNM, from the exons ATGAATCCTACCGATCAGATTTTGTTTACTCGTGGTCTTCTCGATACTTCCCTTGTGG GATTTATCTTATTCCTTGGACTGATGAATGACAGATTGCATCACTACATAAGAGAACTCCGCTTACTCAGAAAAACAATGGAGGCTGTAAAGAAACAAAGCCGGAGTTTAGATGATGCCAAGAATGGAAGTTCTGAAGAGCTTGCTAGTCTGAAGGCTATGATCAAGACTCTTGAATCGGAATGTGCGGCAAAAACAGATGAGCTAAAGGTCGCTGAATCTAAATCCGAGGCTTTGGAAAAGCAATCGGAAGGCCTACTCCTTGAATATGATCGGTTACTCGAGGACAACCAGAGCCTTCGCAGCCAGTTGCAGGAAATCCGTCATTTCTATGGCAAGAAGAACATGTAA
- the LOC130806329 gene encoding uncharacterized protein LOC130806329 isoform X2: MNDRLHHYIRELRLLRKTMEAVKKQSRSLDDAKNGSSEELASLKAMIKTLESECAAKTDELKVAESKSEALEKQSEGLLLEYDRLLEDNQSLRSQLQEIRHFYGKKNM, translated from the coding sequence ATGAATGACAGATTGCATCACTACATAAGAGAACTCCGCTTACTCAGAAAAACAATGGAGGCTGTAAAGAAACAAAGCCGGAGTTTAGATGATGCCAAGAATGGAAGTTCTGAAGAGCTTGCTAGTCTGAAGGCTATGATCAAGACTCTTGAATCGGAATGTGCGGCAAAAACAGATGAGCTAAAGGTCGCTGAATCTAAATCCGAGGCTTTGGAAAAGCAATCGGAAGGCCTACTCCTTGAATATGATCGGTTACTCGAGGACAACCAGAGCCTTCGCAGCCAGTTGCAGGAAATCCGTCATTTCTATGGCAAGAAGAACATGTAA